CGAACTGCCGCCCGAAGAGTTGAAGAAGGTGCCCAATGTGGCGGGGAGCCTGGGTGAGGCCCTGGATTGCCTCGAGAAAGACCACGAGTTCCTGCTCAAGGGCGACGTGTTCACGTCGGATTTTCTGGACATGTGGATAGCGGCCAAACGCAAGGAGCATGACGCCTTGCGCCTCCGGCCCCATCCATATGAGTTTTTCCTCTACTATGACGTGTAGTAGAGGATGCTCGGGGGTAAAGCGGAACGACGGCGCGGACGAAAGTCCGCGCCGTTTTTCGCCTCTCTGCCTGTGACGGTGGCGAAACCCTGACCCAACTTTCGCCCCCGGTACGGCAAAGCGCGGCGCGCCGGCCCTGCCTCCCAAAAAGGGTTCAAGGCTGCCCAAAATTCCCAAAATGAAGTATTGCATCCGGCAAGCAATTGGGTGAAAACTATTTAAATTTTAGTGTGATTCAGGCGGGGACGTGATTCCCTAAGAAATTCGGGCAAATCAGATATGAACGATGACGGCAGTCGGAGTTGGCGGAGCAAAGCCCCTGGGCGGCAGGGGCTGTATGACCCGCAATTCGAGCATGAGGCCTGCGGTGTAGGATTTGTGGTCAACATCAAGGGCCGCAAGTCCCATGGCATTATTCAACAGGCCCTCAAGGTCCTGCTGAACCTGGACCATCGCGGGGCGTGCGGGTGTGAGGCCAACACCGGGGACGGCGCCGGCATTCTCATCCAACCGCCGCACGAGTTTCTTAAGCTGGTTGCCAAAGAAGGGAAGGTCAAATTGCCTGGAGCAGGCGAGTACGGCGTGGGCATGGTGTTTCTGCCGCCCGATAGCGCGCAGCGCGCCGAGTGCGAGAAGGTCTTTGCCGGGATTATCGCCGAGGAAGGCCAGCGCCTTCTGGGCTGGCGCACGATTCCGACCAATAACAATTCCCTGGGGGCCACCGCTCGAACCTCGGAACCACTCATGCGCCAGGTCTTCATTGACCGTAACTCGAAGGTCTCGGACAACATGGCCTTCGAGCGCAAGCTGTATGTCATCCGCAAACGGGCCGAAAATGCCATCCGCTACTCGGGCAAGGTTGCTGGAGGCGAGTTCTTTTACATTTCGAGCCTTTCCTTCAAAACGCTGGTCTATAAAGGGATGCTCCTGACCACGCAGCTCAGCGAGTATTATCCGGACCTGTCGCACCCGGCGATGGAATCGGCCTTGGCGCTGGTCCATTCGCGTTTCAGCACCAACACCTTCCCAAGTTGGAATCGGGCCCATCCTTACCGGTACATGGCTCACAATGGCGAGATCAATACCTTGCGCGGCAATACCAATTGGATGCACGCGCGCCAGGCCATGTTCGAGTCCGAGTTGTTCGGTGACGACATTAAAAAGGTCCTGCCCATTGTCTGCACTGACGGCAGCGACTCCGCTATGTTCGACAATTGCCTCGAGTTGCTCGTTCTGTCCGGACGCTCGCTGCCCCACGCGATGATGATGATGATCCCGGAGCCTTGGACCAAGCACGAGAGCATGAGCCCGGAGAAGAAGGCCTTTTACGAGTACCACTCCTGCCTCATGGAGCCGTGGGACGGTCCCGCCTCAATCGCCTTCACAGACGGCAAGAAGATCGGGGCGGTGCTGGACCGCAATGGCCTGCGCCCCTCGCGCTATTACGTCACCAAAGATGACCTGGTCATTATGGCCAGCGAAGTGGGCGTGCTGGATGTGCCGCCCGAACGGGTTCTTCAGAAAGGCCGATTACAGCCGGGCCGCATGTTCCTGATCGATACCGAGGAAGGTCGCATCGTTGCCGACGAAGAACTCAAGCACAAGATCGCCACCGAACAGCCCTATCGCGCCTGGCTCGATGAAAACCTGATTCGCCTGGCTGACGTGCCTGACCCCGGGATTCTTCCCGAACCGGATCACGAAAGTGTCACCCAGCGGCAATTGGCCTTTGGCTATACGTTTGAAGACTTGCGCATCCTGATGCTCCCCATGGCCCGCGATGGCAACGAAGCGGTTGGATCAATGGGAACCGATACGCCTCTGGCGGTTCTCTCCAATCAACCCCACCTGCTATTTAATTATTTCAAGCAGCTCTTCGCACAGGTCACCAACCCGCCCATTGATTGCATCCGCGAAGAGATCATCATGTCCACCGAGACCGCCATCGGCTCGGAGTGCAACCTGCTCAAACCGGGGCCCGAACACGCCCGTCTCATCGAGCTCAAATCCCCTATCCTCACCAACGAGGAATTCGCCAAACTCAAACATTTGGACCTGCCCGGTTTCAAATCGATTACGCTGCCCATTCTTTTCAAAGTGGCCGAAGGCCCGGGCGGGCTGGAAAAGGCCATGAACGAGCTGTTCCTGAAGATTAACCAGGCTATCCGGGACGGTTATAATGTCGTGGTCCTTTCCGATCGCGGTGTCAATAAGGAGTGGGCGCCCATCCCGTCCCTGCTGGCCGTCGCTGGCGTGCATCATCATATGATCCGTGAAGGCACCCGCACCCGCGTGGGGCTGGTCCTTGAAACAGGCGAGCCG
The nucleotide sequence above comes from Verrucomicrobiia bacterium. Encoded proteins:
- the glnA gene encoding glutamine synthetase (forms a homododecamer; forms glutamine from ammonia and glutamate with the conversion of ATP to ADP and phosphate; also functions in the assimilation of ammonia; highly regulated protein controlled by the addition/removal of adenylyl groups by adenylyltransferase from specific tyrosine residues; addition of adenylyl groups results in inactivation of the enzyme), translating into ELPPEELKKVPNVAGSLGEALDCLEKDHEFLLKGDVFTSDFLDMWIAAKRKEHDALRLRPHPYEFFLYYDV